The Streptococcus suis DNA window GAATGACGATGGATGCACGCATTTGACTAACATATTTATAGGGAGTTTCACTACCTAATTTTCCAGTCGCATCAACATCAATTGTCTTCGTTTCCTCGTCAAATTTTACACGAACACCCAAACCACGAACAACATTGTTCATTGTGAACACATCAGATAAAATCGGTACTTGTGTCAGCTGAGTCTGACCCTTACTTGCCAAAACTGTCGCTGCTAACAAGGGTAGAACTGCATTTTTTGCACCCTCAATCTCAACTTGACCTTTTAATCCAGCTTGACTTCCTTTAACAATGATTGTTTCCATTCACTTCCCTCTTCTTAACCTATTAAGACATAGTTGCAAAAGAACGTCCAATTAGTAACAACTCTAAAAAGAAAGTTGAGACTAAATAACCTAATGCAATAGCAATAAATAATATCAGCATGTTGATTTTTGGCTGATTATCTCCCGTTACTTTTAACCATCGTGCCCAATCTACTGTCGTTATCAATAGATGATAACTTATATAGATAAAGAGTAGATGACTTATAAATTGCAAAATTGATTGTATCATATCTCCATTATATCATGAAATTAAAAAAAGGAACTGAACCAAGTTCAATCCCAATTTTATCAACGTTTCCCAACACGAATACGATTGATTGCTTGTTGGAGGTTTTAGCAAGCAATTATATCTATTTATTCCAGGTCCCTTACAATCATAGTTCAGGTCAGTAAAGAGATCATTTAGCCATATTCAATTTACAATCGCTATCCCCGTTTCCTTATCAAATAGATGGAGATGGTTTTCCAGTATTCTTACACTCACTTGTTCTCCAATAGAAAATGGCTCCAAGGAGTCCGTTTTTACAACAATCTGAGTATCTATAGCTGCAAGATGAATATGCAAGAAGGCATCATCTCCAAACATTTCATAAACTTCCACCCTGCCTTCTACTGCCTTAGAAATTGTTAAATCTCTGGATATAACAATATTATTCGGACGAATTCCTACGATTACTTGATTTCCTGCCATTCCGCTATTGACTACCACTGTTTCCTTATCGCTAGGTAACAAGAGCAGCATTTGACCAACCTCAACTGCCAATCCTTGATCTGTTTCTAACAAGCTCCCTTCAATGAAATTCATCGGAGGGGTACCAATGAACCCTGCGACAAACAAATTTGCTGGATTGTGATAGAGATTCTGAGGAGTGTCAACCTGTTGAATCACACCGTCCTTCATCACTACAATCCTAGTTCCTAATGTCATAGCTTCCGTCTGGTCATGTGTTACATAAATAAATGTAGAGTCTAGTTGCTGATAAAGGTTGGCAATCTCCACTCTCATCTGGCCTCGTAGCTTTGCATCCAAATTTGATAATGGCTCATCCATTAGAAATAGTTTAGGCTGTCGAACCATTGCTCTGCCCATGGCCACCCGCTGCTTTTGTCCACCCGATAATTGAGATGGTTTTCTATTTAGGTACGGTGTTAAACTTAATACATCTGCAATTTCTGCTACCTTTTCCTTGATTTTTTGCTTCTTAAGTCCCTTGATTTTGAGACTATAGCCAATATTTTGGGCGACTGTCATATGCGGATATAAGGCATAATTTTGAAAAACCATCGCTATATCTCGGTCACTTGGACTGATATGGTTGATGGTTTCCCCATCCACCAGCAGTTCTCCCGAGGTAATATCTTCTAAACCAGCAATCATCCGTAAAGACGTTGATTTCCCGCAACCAGAAGGACCCACAATAATGATAAATTCTTTATCAGCTATCTCCAAGTTAAAATTATGGACAGCTATATGGTTGTCATAGGCCTTGACGATATTTCTTAATTCTATTTTTGCCACCTATATTTCCTCATTTCTTCTATCAATAAACTCTAACAACTCAGCTAAAGATGGAATAATCGTATCTGTATAGTGACTGAGCGACTTATACGTTCCTACCCCGCTTAACACTCCAATCGGTACTCCACCACCATTCAATGCAAAACGCATATCATTTGGCGTATCACCTACCACTGCAACTTCTTCACAAGTTAGTTGCCACTCCCTCAGTACATCTCGAAACAGACGCTCACTCGGTTTGATAGGGTGACCACTATCTGCTGTTGCACAATAACTGACATACTTCTCAATCGCAAGGCTTGATAAACAATCCTGTGTAGCATCCGAGTTATCTGTCGTAACTATACCGATTTTGATTTTCCTTTTTCTTAATTCTTCAAACAATACAGACATATCGGTAAACACAGGGTAGTCTGTGATGGTCTGGAAATGTTCTGAAAAAGACCGTTCTAGCAACATCTGCAATACCCCAATCTCCAGATTAGGTCGCTCTTTTTCAAGTATAACTGCTAAATCGGCAGCAATCTGTTCATAAGGTTTCCAAGCCAAGGCCCCTTCCGGATCAAGTACATCATTTTTGATACCAATAGCCTCCTCCAAAGGAAGTATGTTATCCATTGTAGGTGGAAGATCAAGGAAGGATAATAGATTTATCAGAACAGGCCTAACTGCTGGTTGCCAGACCTTGAAAAAATCAATTATAGTGCCATCTTTATCAAATAATATCCCTTTAATCATCCAGAAATTCCTAGCTTTTCTTTTGCCTGACGGAAGGTTCTTATATCAGGCACCCGATGGCCTTTCGTCAGGGCATTTCCATAGAACCTAAAATCACCATCTTGATTCGTAGCCCCAAACCGAATCCACTGGTAGGAGACTTCATTCAGCGTAATCCGTCCAGAAGCAGTATAGACTCCTTCAGTACTGACCTCGGTGGTGAGTTCGACTTTTTGGCCATCTATATAGCAAAATAGCAACGCCTCATCAAAATCCATTTTTAAGGAAAGCCTATAATCCAGAAATGCACATTCTGCATGAAGTTGATCACCGAAAGACAGCGTGCCAAGATTCACCTCTTCCTCACTTCGTTGAATAAATTCAAAGTCCAGACTACTGAAACGAGTGACATAAGCATGGCACTGTCTCAGTGCAGAGTAGAGATTATTCGGAGTAAGATTTTCCATATACACCCACGTTGCTGGATCCCCAGGTATGGATGGAATTTTCGAACTTGGATAGCGTTCCCCTTTCACCATATGAGAATCACTTCCACCTATTGCACAAATACGGTAACCTTGCGACCAGAATAAATCTGCCAACTCTACAGCTTGCTGATTGGCTAATCTTCCATTTGCATCTTCCTCTAGCTCATACGTTGGATCATTGATAATCTCAACACAATCCAACAAGTCTAAACTTAATGTATCATGAAGCCATTTCCAAAGATATAAGAAGGGATGGTTAATTGAAAACAACCAACCATTATCCTTGGCCTCAGCAATTAGCTCATCCAAGGCCTGCAACACATCTTCTTTTTGGTGAGCCAAAATCAGTGCATCCAACGATTCTGGCCGTTTTGTCAGTCCAAATAAATTAGCGTGACCCTGTCCTGTCGTAATTTCCATACCTGGTAAAACCATTAGGAATGTTTCAGGCCAACCAGTATGCAAAAGATTATGCTCGGTCGCAAGGTAAAAATCTAAGTTCTGCTCTGCAATGACCTTTTCTACAACCGACCGTGGCAAATCCCTCCCATCAGATAATTGGGTATGGGTATGAAAATCCCCCTTGTACCATTTCGTCCCCCTCTGGTAGATCTTACTCGGTTCCAAAAAACTGTAGTTAAAATCCTCATCAACCCAGATTGGACCATCAATCATCTCCGTCTCATTTCTACCCTCAGAAAACTGAATTTCAATACAGGAATGAATATGGCTTCCGTCGAAATATTTTCCATATTCCTGATTGAAAATAAATTCCAATGTCCATTGCCCAGAATTTATTTTTCCTGGAATGCCTCCAATGGTTGTATATTCTGCGGTCCCTCCTAAATAGACTGTCTTGCTACTGTGACCGAGTTGCTTTTGAAACCTTAACCGCCCATGATTGTCCCGAATCATTAAAATAACCAGCATGCTATAAGGAGTATCAATAGTATGTGTGAAACTAATTCCTGAACAATTCTGAGGAACAAAGAAGGCCCCTACTTGCTTGATTGGTACATTATCATGCAATTCAAACATTAATGTATGGCTCATATATCACCCTTTCTTATTCATTCAATGCCTTAACCAACACCTGTTGAGCTATTTTTTGAGCTTTGTCCAAGGCTTTTTGTGCTGGGATATTTTCTAATTCGACTTGATCTGCAGCAACAGTCAAGGCATCATAAATTGCTCCACCAGTCGGATCGATTGGAAGCACAGAACCGTGACTCGCCTGTGTAAATGGAACCAGTGCTTGAGGATGTTCCTTAACATACGAAAGATACTTTTCATTTGTAGCAATGCCCTTGTTTACTGCTACATAACCCACTTCCTTAGTCCATTGGATTTGATTTTCAATATTTGTGAAAAATTGAATAAATTCAAATGCTCCTGCTTTTTCCTGTTCGGAGGATCTTTCTACTACACTAAATAACAAGGCATCTGCAGCTGGTGCGGATGTCGAATCCTCATCCCATGCTGGTTGCTCCATCGCCTGGACAATATTAAAATCCAAATCAGCCTGATCACCAGATGAACCCGTATAACCACCAGCAGTATTATCCAATACATCATCAATGGTATTGTACCAGTACTCCCAACCTTGACCACCTGAATTGACAGCCATAATTTCATCATCATGAATCCAAGTTCTAAACGATTCCCAGACGCTAACCCATTCTTCAGAGTTAATCGTTACTGTTTTACCGTCTTCACTGAACATCTTCGCTCCATTACTTAGGGAAGCATCAATCAAGTTGTACGGTCCCCACATCGGCTCCCAGCCATATGTAAATTCTCCCGTGGCCTTAATGGCCTTAGCTGCTGTTGCCAAATCTTGCCATGTAGCAATCGAGTTTGGATCAATATTTGCCTTTTCAAATGCTGAAATATTATAATATAAAACCTGAGTTGTTCCATAAGCAGGCAGACCGAAGCGAGCACCCGACTCCGACACTCCCTGTTCTGCAAAGACTTCCAGATAATCCTCTTCCTTAACAGTCACATCTTCTGTCAGATAGGCATTCAAATCAGCCAGAAGCCCACTTTCATTCAATGTCCGTCCAGCACTTGGAGAGATTAACACCATATCTGGTGCAGCATTACCAGCAATTCCAGCCTGCAATTTTTCGTAAGTTTCCCCATAATCTGCCTGGGTTACAGCTTTTACATAATAGGTATCTTGTGACGCATTGTACTCATCAATAATCTCTTGAACAACAGTAACAGCTGTTTTACCACCAGCATACCAGAACTCAACCTCAACCTTATTCCCCGCTTCTGAACCAGCAGAAGACTGCGAGTTGGTAGAGGAATTTGTCCCACATGCGGACAAAACAGATGAAGCAACAGTTGTCATTAATAATATGGACGCAATTTTCTTTTTCATAATAATTCCTTTGTTCTATTTCTTAATAAGGCTATTAGCCCTTAACGCC harbors:
- a CDS encoding DUF1146 domain-containing protein, with protein sequence MIQSILQFISHLLFIYISYHLLITTVDWARWLKVTGDNQPKINMLILFIAIALGYLVSTFFLELLLIGRSFATMS
- the ugpC gene encoding sn-glycerol-3-phosphate ABC transporter ATP-binding protein UgpC, producing the protein MAKIELRNIVKAYDNHIAVHNFNLEIADKEFIIIVGPSGCGKSTSLRMIAGLEDITSGELLVDGETINHISPSDRDIAMVFQNYALYPHMTVAQNIGYSLKIKGLKKQKIKEKVAEIADVLSLTPYLNRKPSQLSGGQKQRVAMGRAMVRQPKLFLMDEPLSNLDAKLRGQMRVEIANLYQQLDSTFIYVTHDQTEAMTLGTRIVVMKDGVIQQVDTPQNLYHNPANLFVAGFIGTPPMNFIEGSLLETDQGLAVEVGQMLLLLPSDKETVVVNSGMAGNQVIVGIRPNNIVISRDLTISKAVEGRVEVYEMFGDDAFLHIHLAAIDTQIVVKTDSLEPFSIGEQVSVRILENHLHLFDKETGIAIVN
- a CDS encoding HAD family hydrolase, which translates into the protein MIKGILFDKDGTIIDFFKVWQPAVRPVLINLLSFLDLPPTMDNILPLEEAIGIKNDVLDPEGALAWKPYEQIAADLAVILEKERPNLEIGVLQMLLERSFSEHFQTITDYPVFTDMSVLFEELRKRKIKIGIVTTDNSDATQDCLSSLAIEKYVSYCATADSGHPIKPSERLFRDVLREWQLTCEEVAVVGDTPNDMRFALNGGGVPIGVLSGVGTYKSLSHYTDTIIPSLAELLEFIDRRNEEI
- a CDS encoding extracellular solute-binding protein, which codes for MKKKIASILLMTTVASSVLSACGTNSSTNSQSSAGSEAGNKVEVEFWYAGGKTAVTVVQEIIDEYNASQDTYYVKAVTQADYGETYEKLQAGIAGNAAPDMVLISPSAGRTLNESGLLADLNAYLTEDVTVKEEDYLEVFAEQGVSESGARFGLPAYGTTQVLYYNISAFEKANIDPNSIATWQDLATAAKAIKATGEFTYGWEPMWGPYNLIDASLSNGAKMFSEDGKTVTINSEEWVSVWESFRTWIHDDEIMAVNSGGQGWEYWYNTIDDVLDNTAGGYTGSSGDQADLDFNIVQAMEQPAWDEDSTSAPAADALLFSVVERSSEQEKAGAFEFIQFFTNIENQIQWTKEVGYVAVNKGIATNEKYLSYVKEHPQALVPFTQASHGSVLPIDPTGGAIYDALTVAADQVELENIPAQKALDKAQKIAQQVLVKALNE